In Glycine max cultivar Williams 82 chromosome 4, Glycine_max_v4.0, whole genome shotgun sequence, the genomic stretch AAGAATCGGATGATATTTGAGGCGAAATGTGGATCGAATGTAGCCAGTCAGATTTCTACCGTACAAAAAAGAGTGGTAGGAACTTGCACTCACATCATATCTTGTCGACAAACAGTAGACACACCCGTGTTTACTGAAAATTATTTGTGGATGTTTGGAGTTTATTTGACACTTAGTAAAAGAAAGAGATACGAGAGAATAACGTAGAACTATTTTAATCTGTGCGTTGCacggatttttttaaatatatatatataaataaaataataatttttaaatatttttgtattatgttaaatataattatattattaatgagaaagttgattaattatattttcaattgagttaatttaattttctaagtatattaaaatttattgtaattttttattcatttaagtaaTAATGGTGatgtaatatcttttaaaaaaataaatgtacataaataaaattattcattttaaagatttttagtaaaaaaataaatatataaatattaaaattgaaaaataatattaaatattatatttttaatgaatacaTGTTCTCTTTAAACTTATtaaatctatttaattttactataatttattttttctccaaataataatattagtgcAATACCAATTNNNNNNNNNNNNNNNNNNNNNNNNNNNNNNNNNNNNNNNNNNNNNNNNNNNNNNNNNNNNNNNNNNNNNNNNNNNNNNNNNNNNNNNNNNNNNNNNNNNNNNNNNNNNNNNNNNNNNNNNNNNNNNNNNNNNNNNNNNNNNNNNNNNNNNNNNNNNNNNNNNNNNNNNNNNNNNNNNNNNNNNNNNNNNNNNNNNNNNNNNNNNNNNNNNNNNNNNNNNNNNNNNNNNNNNNNNNNNNNNNNNNNNNNNNNNNNNNNNNNNNNNNNNNNNNNNNNNNNNNNNNNNNNNNNNNNNNNNNNNNNNNNNNNNNNNNNNNNNNNNNNNNNNNNNNNNNNNNNNNNNNNNNNNNNNNNNNNNNNNNNNNNNNNNNNNNNNNNNNNNNNNNNNNNNNNNNNNNNNNNNNNNNNNNNNNNNNNNNNNNNNNNNNNNNgaaataatttttatattatttttttaaagaacacAGTGCTCTTGAAACCACATTATAATCTATATAATTGTactatatttgttttttctcccaaaaaataatatttgtgcaATCCCCAATTTGTGACATACAAGTAAAGAGTAacgataatatatatatatatatatatatatatatatatatatatatatatatatatatatatatatatatatatataatgtacaatatttatttaaattgagcatatatttatgataaaaatttcaatattttttaaaatttttgaaatactATGAATTCTATTAAAGAGATatggttattaattatttttagaactattattttacttattttgaatatattaattttgtgtaatatttttaaagttttgaagtttgaattaattaacCTCACTATCGCCtaatataaattgaataatcttgatttaataataattattattattattatttattttctcataactttagttttattttcattgcttattaattttcaaagtttatttataaaaacaattatatgtttgaaactttaaatattattttttacatatttattaacttattaaagatgtcaccaattatttatatttattattaatctttAATATGTTATTAACTATTAATTCTATTGTTTctttgtaataataattatattattacatACATTAACTATtttacattaatgatatttaattaatgtttattatttttatgatctAAATGTATAAAGATATTAAGTTATACCTTCTTATTATTAACCTTTATAAACAACTATTatgttattactattattattgttattattattattattgtgtaatatttattatcaatttaattatttaaattatttattgtaagttttagcatatattttaaaactaaaaatattattattaaattgattttgctaatgataattattaaattatttacactGATAACATGTAttctaaagaaaataaattaaccaattgatagttaaaaattattattcatatcATTCGACAATTGAATTaggttggaaaaataaaaatttgtgatgaaattattcaaaatatgattgataaaaaaaataaaattatcacaataataaaatatcttcatgtcttgttaaaaaaatataatataaaaataagatgtCTAATAGAGTagttatagaagaaaaaaaaatgaaacatatataaataacctgaacaatgataataattaaaacttataataacataacactaaaatgaagaagaagaaacataaTCAAATcttgcaaagaaaaaaataatgaaagacaacgaaaaaaatgattaatgtaAGAACTTTCTAATAAAAACATGATATTGATTCAAATGTTTAttcaatttcacaaaaattatttaaagaaacaaCTCGacctaaaatcaaaatataaatataaaaaacactaaaaataaaaatttaaacaaatttattttttatcaatgatgAATATAGATCTACATTATAccttacaaatttaaaatagttaaagtTTGATTTTTGACGATGATCAATAACACGATCAAAGTATTAtttcatacataaaaataaagaataaaagaaatgatattgtatcaaaatatatagtaacataacaataaaatgaagaaaaaaataacaggaGTAATACTTGCacgtaaaaaataataataaaagacaaAGAATAAGATGATATACCTCATCCAATATAGTCTCTAATTTTTACTTGTTATTCCTCTCAAAATATACTGGATAAATGATTCATATAAAAACTTTGTAATAAAAACatgatattaattcaaatatttgttcaatctcacaaaaatcattcaaagaaacatttagaagaagaagatgaaaaattcaaagaaacatttagaagaagaagatgaaaaaaaaaagtggtgtGTTGGTGAGTGGAAACAGTGGTTTTGTGATGGTGGTCTGTGGTAGAGTGTGTTAGTGATTTGAGATCTGGTGTGGTGTGTTGATGAGAGAAAACATGGTTTTCGGTGGAAAAGAAGAATAGAGAAGACAGAAagaggaaggagaagaaaatgatataataggaaagaataaaaaaataataataataaaaaagaaaagcaaaccTGTGAATATGCGTGAAATGTTTTACTAACGTACGCACAGTAGACTCCGTCTAGaatatgataagaaaaaaaattggagttTATTTGACacctaataaaaaagaaagagattcAAGATAGAAAAATATAGAATGTGATGAGAAAAGATAGCTAGAGCGAAAGGATAACTGTCTAATGAGATGTTAAGAATAGAGGAGCGTTCATGAATTATTATTCGTGTAGTCATGTTTAAAAGTTGGAATACTCTCACCGACCAAAACAAACATTGAATAGCGAATCCTATCCTCTTTCTCAAGTCCCTCTCAAAACTTTGCCATCTATGTTAAATCAATTTTCTAAGCCACCTAAGATGTTTTCTCAGAAATCGTCAGCCTCTGCTGTTGATAAGAAGTGAGGGCCATTAACGCGTTTCATGCCAATAAGATTGAGTACACACCGCGTGATCTTTTGAATGCATATGTCCCACACTAATAAAAACCATGCCTAATTTCATCTATAAATGCACAGCATACACTAAGCCTTTTCCATCCAACTCAACTGTGAAAAGCAATAACCTCTGACAAGTACTTACCGATATATACTACTATGATGGCTATTCGTTTGCCAAGTGCCTTGAGTGCTAGACACATTCTTCGCCGGTCTAATGCAGCTGCAACATCACTGGATGTGCCTAAAGGGTGCTTTGCTGTGTATGTAGGAGAAGGTGAAAAGAAGAGATTTGTTATACCAGTGTCATTGTTGAATCAGCCTTCATTTCAAGAACTGCTAAGTATAGCCGAGCAAGAATTTGGCTTCACTCATCCAATGGGTGGCCTTACTATTCCCTGCAAAGAAgacatttttgttaacatcacCTCTGGCTTACATATATAGGCTATGACATGATGCAGCCAAAGTAAATCTGAAGACTTTTTTTGGTTGCATAGTTTTTGCCTTTCAACATGGGGTTGTGAAAAGTTGACCCATGCAGAAAGGTTTACTATGTAGTTGAATTTTCAGATTATGTTGGAAGTGTATCATAGGCAAAGAACATAAAGGGATAAAAAACATTACTATATTTCATGttgttcattaatttttttttcctcttcttttagTTCTTTCTGTGAGAACTTGAAGGCGATCTTTCACTGCTGATAATTATCTAGGTACTAATCTGGGTTTAGGTACCACTTGTACCTAGATtactgataataaaaaaataggtacTGATCTGGAATTGAAAGTAACTTTGATGGCCTTAAGGAGTTTAAAGTACAGCTTCTAAAATTGTTGTGGGTTAAATAAGCTAAGATTATTGGAAATATTTTATTCCATCCAACCTCACATAATATGGAAGAAGGGTTATTTACGGGTTAATAACAGATGTGAAGAGGAAAAGATCGTTCGTTTAACATGAATCATTCATGCAAAACAACACCATTGAAGCATTAgaagtgaatcaagtgattcaggAATATTAACATTTTGGCTATCAAATTCATCCTGTTTCAactgttttcttttattatcatGTTATAAACATTGAGTCTCAATTTtactgataattaattttggctGATAAGTTAGGTTTGCTGAATTTTATCTCTAGCCTTACCTTAGAACTAATTAAATTGCCCTTTTTCTGTTActcaattaaataataacaatttagaTTTGAATCCATCTTCGAATTGGTCATAAAATATTTCGATTTTTTTCccttaacacacacacacatcccTGTGTAGCTCCATAGCCCCAAGAAGACAATAAAAACATGTCATCAGAAAATGCGATTGAGAGCAATAAATCCCAAGTCTTCTTACTAATTTAATATTCTATGaagtaaatattaaatgaaaagtgaatatatttaacatgttaaaaatataGCATGcattcctttatttatttagtaagaAGATTTGTGAATTTTAGAGATTCAAAATTATTTCACCGTACAGATTAATGGTATGAGACCGGGGaatgtatttttctcttctatgttTCTCTTGTCTCTTCTTACATTCGACAATTTGGAGTAATATAGTACTCGCACGCTAACATTAGCATTAACAAGGACGACTCTGCTTCTTACATGTCCAAGTCCAACGTATTTGAGTTTTTGCACCAATCCCGTGGAAGTGGCAATGTCTCAGCCATTAAGAAACTCCATGCTCAGCTACTCAGAACAGGCATGCTCTTCCTCTCCCATAATCTCCACACCCAACTCATTGCCACATATGCCGCATGCCTccctaacaacaaccttcaatcCCTTAACAACTTCTTCAAATGCATGAACTCCACCAACCCATTACACTTCAACGCCATAATATCCGATTTCTGTCGCAAAGGCTTACCCTTTCTCGCTCTCGCCTCCTTCTCCTTCGTGCACGCCAACGGTGTCCCCTTGGATACATACGCTTTGTGTAGCACGTTGACCGCCTCCTCCAAAGTCAAAGATCTTAATTTAGGGAAGCAGATACACGCCCACGTGGCGAAATCAGGTTGGTCTTCTAGCGTGTTTGTGGGTAGTGCTCTCATTGATTTTTACTCCAAATTGTCGAATGTAAAAGATGCAGCCCATATGTTCGATGAAATTCCTGAGAAGAACACTGTGTGTGCCAATGCACTTTTGTCGGGTTATGCCGAGGCCGGCCTGTGGGTTCAGGAACTTCAACTAGTTAGGAAGATGCCCGTGTTGAAATTGAAGCATGATCACTTTACTTTATCAGCAGCTTTGCGTGCTTGCACTGGATTATCTGCTGTTGAAATGGGTAGGCAAGTGCATGGTTACTTGCTCCGTACGACACCTGATATAGAGAGTGATGTGTTTCTTCAGAGCGCGTTGGTTGAGATGTATGGCAAGTGTGGATTAGTGAAGAAGGCTTGGCAAGTGTTCAAGTTGGTTGGGATGGAGATTAGAAAAGAAGTAAGAAGCAGGGACGTTGTGTTATGGACTTCAATGCTTGGTGTGTATGGTAGGAATGGGCATTACAAGGAAGTGATTGATTTGTATGATGAGATGTTGGTGGAAGGAATCAGACCGGATGGAATAGCCTTCTTGACAGTGATCTCAACTTGTGGTCACACTGGCCAAGTTCATGCTGGTGTCAAGTATTTTGAGTCTATGGCTAATGATTTCAAGTTAGATCCTGGTCCAGAACATTACAGCTGCCTCGTTGATTTGCTTTGTAGGGCTGGTGAATTGCAGAGGGCGTGGGAATTGCTGAATGAGACACtctataagggaatgggaaatTGTTCTGTGTCAATGTGGGGAGCACTACTCAGTGCTTGTGTGGATCGTGGGGATTTAGACCTGGGAAAATTGGCTGCTCAGAGGGCCCTTGAGTTAGATCCTCAAAATGTTGGGATATGCATTATGCTATCAAATCTGTATGCCCGGTTTGGTATGTGGGAGGAAATTGGTCACTTGAGGGTATTGATCAAAGCAAGAGGGCTAAAAAAAGATGTTGGATGCAGTTGGGTTCAGGTGGGTTCAGGTGACTGACTAGTCGAATAGGTTCCAAGAGGTATCTGTATCATCTCTAATTGCTACACCATGTAAAAACACAAGAGGAAAACACAGGATTCAAGTAGGTCTGCACACAAAATTGGTGGCAGAATATTTtaaatcttctattttaaatcttGATGACGGATCTCTACTTCAAATTCTGAAGATGACCATCATCACGAGTcacaacaaaagaaagaaatgctcaactggaattaaaaaaaaatgattattagagtatgcaaaattgattttagtcaTTAATTAATGTGTGTTTATATTAGAGtatgcaaaattgattttagtcaAAGTGTgcgtaaataaattaatttattttaaaataattagaagaaaaattattttatattataaatcttgtttggataatttgataaaagatacttttagatatataattattaatatggaTATGTAACTGTCACtgaagtaattaaattaatatattaaattttaaagtaaatagaacaaaaataaacaatattgtCATACACACAGTAATCTATAATTGATTGGTAGCATAAAAAGCTTTTAAACTATTAgtacattataattaaattcttaaaataaaccATAAACTATTTTATACAGGCATGAATATACATAgagagtttgaatttgattcctGCAAAATACATCTTTAGGGATGATGAGGAGTTTTAAGTGTCATTAAGTCTCGAACTAAATATTAGTCTCATTTTGGATCAAAACTTGCGAGAATACTTAGGATCTCACCGAAAAACTAAATACCCTAATTGtggttattaaaaaaagaagaaacaagatataaaaaataaaaacatttttttgttgcCTAAGGACCATTTTTCTTGGACGATGCTGCCTAACAAGCTTCTGTGAACCAAATATGAACCCGACGTGAAGGAAATCAGGTTAATTATATGATAGCCCAACTAGACAGAAAAAAatggtcaagaaaaaaaaactaggaaGGCTAATGGGCCATACGGTCATACTCCAACCTAAAATTAGCCCACACGGCCACACTCTTTCTGTGGTATCTTCTCAAATGTAATTTTgaagttctctctctctctctctctctctctctatatatatatatatatatgtaaatatatatatatatataaaaagagaggGGATGAAGTAGTGATATTCATCAAACTCGTTTTGTAGGGGATtagagtgaaaataaaagaaaaatagacaaataataagagtcttaaaataaataaaaaaaggtttaaaaataaattatattaataataaaatccacaattttaactttattattattattcttcaaacccatcaataaaaattctcacaaaatacaattttagaaaagaataacttttttaagtgtaactaagtctcaaatgaaaaaataattttatagtcaATTAACAAAATCTTATAGGCATATCTTGAGAAATCAAATACTCTAATTATGTTAGTTTAACCATAAGAactcatgaataaaaaaaaactatttgattattatagtaattggtttatatatatatatatatatatatatatatatatatatatatatatatatatatatcatccaACCCGAatccaattttgttttttttttatgttgggaAAACTCTAACCCAAACTCAATTAAAATTGATccttttttcctaaaaaaatgaatcagataccacaaattagatttaattgaCATCTCCAATATATTAATTCCTAGCTTTAAGAAGAGTTGAgtcaaaaaaaagtttaaagaaaTAAGGAGTTGGCCAGAATACTTTACGGTGGGATACATTAATATTTCCTTGAGTACGTAGAAACAAGAGTGCACTTggattaacaaaaaaatgtagAGGAATCCCAAGAAACATAAAATCAGTTGTCATAGATCATAGTTGGCCCCATTTCTAACTGGATGATGGGTTATTTTTGTGCTGTGAATGTTATTTCGGTGTACATTTCCATATTCTCAAGCCAGTGTTGTGTTTATCTGATGTCCGTTTCTCATTGGCTTAAGATGGTCCCCTATGTACAGTACGTAGTGTATATACTCCATTCAAATACTCAACCCCTTCTTTATGTTTGCTTAGGAAATTAGGAAATGAAATGAATTCCATCTCTACCAAATTTCTACCTTATAAACTATTCATATTCCCAAAACAAATACCTACTTGTCATAAATCATAATCAACTTTATCCATAGAACAAATCTTTCCTTTATCCAAAATCTCCTACTGTCTTTTCCAATCCAATACGTACCAAATATATTATActtcaacaataatattatttcagtacattaaaaaaatattatttgagtaTAATTTTCGTtccaatataattaatattattattttatgagcctaatttttatatattatttgtgtgaaaaaatttatattatcaactaataaaaatttgttgtccacatgaatttcaatataatttatagtATTATTAAAACTTGTGCACCTTTGCACTGTAATCTTTTATCACATCAAGCTCCAGTACAAAAATAAGCCAtctatactaataaaaaatttatatcatattgcctcataaaaaaataaaagataatattttttcttaattataagaaatatataatcacttttaaatgtagaaatatttttattgaaattgataaaatattgttgtttataatatttttgtgttctcttgtaatttttgtaataaataattttttgattttagtttcttaactaGTGTagttaatgattaaaaaaatcttagatGTATCACTACTTGTTAACTTtcttttatatctttaatttattgtgAAGTCTATTCAtgaaatatcattattttatttttttcataaaaatgaatatatatattaaattattaaaaaattaattataatttatatatatatatatatatatatatatatatatgaatttggtATTTCCTTATTTCTTAAACATTGCAAAAATATTgcaaaaatttatttctattttgtagATATACTACATAAATACGTTTACATTGACCAAAAcctgaaatattaaataaagtacaatttcatgtctttaaaataacaagaattatttttcagattgttataaaagaattcaataaaattaaccacacaaaatattaaaattagatcaaattaattttttttaagatttaattgtaatttttatcccacttgtttttgatgaattttatttataacaaattaatttgacacgttttattttcaactttttaaaaatctatcGTAGTTGAGTTGATTGGGTGTgctaacataattttattttatatccaaCTTTTTAGTCTTTCGTAATTTTACTCcaaacttttttactttttgaaaaaaatttatctctaattttcatttttttagcaaattttattctcaacttttatttttatatcaacaTGTCACCTTAGCTAAAATaaagtttacaattttttaaaaaaaatgagaataaaaggcagtaaattaatttgttggactaaaatttgtaaaagaaGGGGTAAAaggtataattaattattattattattattatttaatttttaaataattaatttacaaaattagttttattcGCTCAAAAattctcaataaaaatatacttttatcaAAATCTCCTTCATCGCTCTTCCTCACTTTCAACTAAATTGTTAGCTAAGCACCCAATCACAAAAGTTAATTCTTTTTGGTACATCAAGGGACGAATATAGCTCGGGACAATATGTATATCGTACAATGTTGCAAGAGCACATGGGTGGGTCCAAACTTGAGAGGGAGTTCATTCTCTTCACTCAGGGTTCCACAAACCCCTTTTACCGTTCCATATTTGATTTACATatgcttttaaaaatataataatttatt encodes the following:
- the LOC100778121 gene encoding auxin-responsive protein SAUR23 translates to MMAIRLPSALSARHILRRSNAAATSLDVPKGCFAVYVGEGEKKRFVIPVSLLNQPSFQELLSIAEQEFGFTHPMGGLTIPCKEDIFVNITSGLHI
- the LOC100798332 gene encoding pentatricopeptide repeat-containing protein At3g12770 — encoded protein: MSKSNVFEFLHQSRGSGNVSAIKKLHAQLLRTGMLFLSHNLHTQLIATYAACLPNNNLQSLNNFFKCMNSTNPLHFNAIISDFCRKGLPFLALASFSFVHANGVPLDTYALCSTLTASSKVKDLNLGKQIHAHVAKSGWSSSVFVGSALIDFYSKLSNVKDAAHMFDEIPEKNTVCANALLSGYAEAGLWVQELQLVRKMPVLKLKHDHFTLSAALRACTGLSAVEMGRQVHGYLLRTTPDIESDVFLQSALVEMYGKCGLVKKAWQVFKLVGMEIRKEVRSRDVVLWTSMLGVYGRNGHYKEVIDLYDEMLVEGIRPDGIAFLTVISTCGHTGQVHAGVKYFESMANDFKLDPGPEHYSCLVDLLCRAGELQRAWELLNETLYKGMGNCSVSMWGALLSACVDRGDLDLGKLAAQRALELDPQNVGICIMLSNLYARFGMWEEIGHLRVLIKARGLKKDVGCSWVQVGSGD